One stretch of Thermodesulfobacteriota bacterium DNA includes these proteins:
- a CDS encoding PilZ domain-containing protein — MVRTGREGLCGGCRPLVRAEVASRTERVKDALVFIRCARDPNTALPLCDEAIEHARHLVSFEKRGLSHIRPVPSSLLAMLEAKREELAAEIRAAHAPRSAQGPAPETSPDAETPPAADSEGNAWWAWKDEEAGEAPAGARPTRERLHCLVLLDPGGIRATLENISLGGLFLSTPRMRPLGSRVRVILNTPQGPLQAEGVVRWTRPEVTSGPTGMGVEFTHSSPELAAYLASRFPGLRSEGAT; from the coding sequence ATGGTTCGGACCGGCCGAGAAGGGCTGTGCGGCGGCTGCAGGCCCCTGGTGCGGGCCGAGGTGGCGTCGCGCACCGAGCGCGTGAAGGACGCCCTGGTCTTCATCCGCTGCGCCCGAGACCCGAACACCGCCCTGCCCCTGTGTGACGAGGCCATCGAGCACGCCCGCCACCTGGTTTCCTTCGAGAAGCGGGGCCTCTCCCACATCCGCCCTGTCCCCTCCTCGCTCCTGGCCATGCTCGAGGCCAAGCGGGAGGAGCTCGCGGCCGAGATCCGGGCCGCCCACGCGCCCCGGTCTGCCCAGGGCCCTGCCCCGGAAACGTCGCCCGACGCGGAGACGCCCCCGGCAGCCGACTCGGAGGGCAACGCGTGGTGGGCCTGGAAGGACGAGGAAGCCGGGGAGGCGCCCGCTGGAGCGAGGCCGACCCGCGAGCGCCTCCACTGTCTCGTCCTCCTGGACCCGGGGGGCATCCGAGCCACCCTGGAGAACATCTCCCTGGGGGGCCTCTTCCTCAGCACGCCGCGCATGCGGCCGCTGGGGAGCCGGGTCCGGGTCATCCTCAACACGCCCCAGGGCCCCTTGCAGGCCGAGGGCGTGGTGCGCTGGACCCGGCCCGAGGTGACCTCCGGCCCCACGGGCATGGGTGTGGAGTTCACCCACAGCTCCCCCGAGCTGGCGGCCTACCTCGCCTCCCGGTTCCCGGGCCTGCGCAGCGAAGGAGCAACGTGA
- a CDS encoding YhcH/YjgK/YiaL family protein, translating to MAVIGELADVLCRMGWDPGIRLGLEHLGTLGEGFLASEAPGFAGRRELDGDRVVALYQVYRTRDPKAVPYEAHRRHVDLQFVVRGEERLRLARPGTGRGTGAYDPDRDVALFEGRAWQELALTAGAVAILYPEELHAPGLHPGSEVTVVKAVVKVRVAHVGAFGARQ from the coding sequence GTGGCGGTCATCGGAGAACTGGCCGACGTCTTGTGCCGGATGGGGTGGGACCCGGGCATCCGCCTCGGGCTCGAGCACCTGGGGACCCTCGGGGAGGGGTTCCTCGCCTCGGAGGCGCCGGGTTTCGCCGGACGGCGCGAGCTCGACGGCGATCGCGTGGTGGCGCTCTACCAGGTCTATCGGACCCGGGACCCGAAGGCAGTTCCCTACGAGGCCCACCGGCGGCACGTGGACCTCCAGTTCGTGGTTCGGGGCGAGGAACGGCTGCGGCTGGCCCGCCCGGGCACCGGCCGGGGCACGGGTGCCTATGACCCCGACCGGGACGTGGCGCTCTTCGAGGGCCGCGCCTGGCAGGAGCTCGCGCTCACGGCCGGCGCGGTGGCCATCCTCTACCCGGAGGAACTCCACGCCCCGGGCCTCCATCCGGGCAGCGAGGTCACCGTCGTCAAGGCCGTGGTCAAGGTGCGGGTTGCGCATGTCGGCGCCTTCGGCGCCCGCCAGTGA
- a CDS encoding arginine N-succinyltransferase has product MWVAVAAAVALAAVAVAGWSLLFPRQFRPVVLAPGEQEALEAKLERLEPERYREDEESRTVRFTERELDSLVARNTDLASRLALHLSGDLLSAKLLVPMDEDFPFLGGKVVRVTAGLELAFAEGRPRVALRGVSVMGVPIPNAWLGGIKNVDLAKEFAAGEGFWHAFSAGVSDLRVEDGALLLRLKE; this is encoded by the coding sequence GTGTGGGTCGCGGTTGCCGCGGCGGTCGCCCTGGCCGCGGTAGCGGTCGCGGGGTGGAGCCTGCTCTTTCCCCGGCAGTTCCGGCCGGTGGTGCTGGCTCCCGGGGAACAGGAAGCCCTGGAGGCCAAGCTGGAACGCCTGGAGCCGGAGCGCTACCGCGAGGACGAGGAGAGCCGCACCGTCCGGTTCACCGAGCGCGAGCTCGACTCCCTGGTCGCCCGGAACACGGACCTGGCCTCCCGCCTCGCGCTGCACCTCTCCGGCGATCTCCTGAGCGCCAAGCTCCTGGTGCCCATGGACGAAGACTTCCCGTTCTTGGGGGGAAAGGTCGTCAGGGTCACGGCAGGGCTCGAGCTGGCCTTTGCCGAGGGACGCCCCCGGGTGGCGCTGCGCGGGGTGAGCGTAATGGGCGTGCCGATTCCCAACGCCTGGCTCGGGGGGATCAAGAACGTCGATCTGGCGAAGGAATTCGCGGCTGGCGAGGGGTTCTGGCACGCATTCTCGGCCGGGGTCTCCGACCTGCGGGTGGAGGACGGCGCCCTCCTGCTGCGCCTGAAGGAGTAG
- a CDS encoding MFS transporter: MDKPLRGVSPSGTPGPYPPARLAWTVWGLGAALYLIGFYQRVAPAVMTVELTRDFALSAAALGNLSAFYFYTYVAMQVPTGILADRWGPRRLLAAGAALAGAGSAVFALAGNLAWASAGRLLVGGAVAVAFVGMLKLASRWFAPRQFALATGMALFCGIVGAVFAGVPLRLLVTALGWRPVMLASGLAALGVAVAIWIVVRDDPAERGYASHGPLLAGGSGAAAHGILAGIREVFRYRNTWLLTLAPGGVVGCVLTFSGLWGIPFLTTHYGLSPTQAAALTSALLVAWAVGGPLLGFASDRWGRRKPLYVGGCAAVLACWALVVLIPGLPLPLLVAVLLAAGLASGGMIIGFAFAKESVPPHLAGTVSGVVNMGVMTGPMVLQPAVGWVLDRLWDGALVNGVRVYPWTAYRAGFALMLAWAALAFVLILLTRETRCEQNA; the protein is encoded by the coding sequence GTGGACAAGCCCCTTCGAGGCGTTTCCCCGAGCGGGACGCCTGGCCCCTACCCCCCGGCCCGCCTCGCATGGACCGTCTGGGGTCTGGGGGCAGCCCTGTACCTGATCGGTTTCTACCAGCGGGTGGCCCCGGCGGTGATGACCGTGGAGCTCACCCGGGACTTCGCGCTCTCGGCCGCCGCCCTGGGAAACCTCTCGGCCTTCTACTTCTACACTTACGTGGCGATGCAGGTGCCCACGGGCATACTGGCGGACCGCTGGGGGCCCCGGCGGCTCCTGGCGGCGGGAGCGGCGCTGGCGGGGGCGGGCAGCGCCGTCTTTGCCTTGGCCGGAAACCTGGCCTGGGCCAGCGCGGGGCGCCTCCTGGTCGGGGGGGCGGTGGCGGTGGCCTTCGTGGGCATGCTCAAGCTCGCGAGCCGGTGGTTCGCGCCCCGCCAGTTTGCCCTGGCCACGGGCATGGCGCTCTTTTGCGGAATCGTGGGTGCCGTGTTCGCGGGGGTGCCCCTGCGGCTCCTGGTCACGGCCCTCGGATGGCGGCCCGTGATGCTGGCCTCGGGGCTGGCGGCCCTCGGCGTGGCGGTGGCCATCTGGATCGTGGTGCGCGATGACCCGGCCGAGCGGGGGTACGCGAGCCACGGCCCGCTCCTTGCCGGCGGGAGCGGCGCCGCGGCCCACGGCATCCTGGCGGGGATTCGAGAGGTGTTCCGCTACCGCAACACCTGGCTCCTCACCCTCGCCCCCGGCGGCGTGGTGGGCTGTGTGCTCACCTTCTCCGGTCTCTGGGGCATCCCCTTTCTCACGACCCACTACGGGCTTTCCCCCACCCAGGCGGCCGCCCTGACCTCGGCGCTCCTGGTGGCCTGGGCGGTGGGGGGGCCCCTCCTTGGGTTTGCCTCGGACCGGTGGGGCCGGCGAAAGCCGCTCTACGTGGGCGGTTGTGCCGCCGTGCTCGCCTGCTGGGCGCTCGTGGTGCTCATTCCCGGGCTACCCTTGCCCCTGCTCGTGGCGGTGCTGCTCGCAGCCGGGCTGGCCTCCGGAGGGATGATCATCGGGTTTGCCTTCGCCAAGGAGTCGGTGCCTCCCCATCTGGCGGGCACGGTCTCGGGGGTGGTCAACATGGGGGTGATGACGGGCCCCATGGTGCTCCAGCCCGCGGTGGGGTGGGTGCTGGACCGCTTGTGGGACGGCGCCCTCGTGAACGGCGTGCGGGTCTACCCCTGGACGGCCTACCGCGCGGGCTTCGCCCTCATGCTGGCCTGGGCCGCCCTGGCCTTCGTGCTGATCCTGCTTACCCGGGAGACCCGGTGCGAACAGAATGCGTGA